The stretch of DNA ACTGGCCAGTGGTTGGTCTAATAATCCTTTACTGCTTACTCTAGCTAAAAGCAGGTCTGAGATGCCTTTCTGATCTAGAGATCATTCTAAACTGGATTGAACATGTActattctgcatgcaatgcaagtgctctaccactgagttttgATGTCTCCTAGCAGGCCTGGCTGCTTGTAAATGAGGAGTCCATGCCTTCTTGGTTCCCCGGAACATAAAATGGGTGTGGGACATAaaatgggtgggtgtgggtgtgtagaaTTGTTCTCCAAGCTGAGAAGGCCAATCTGTAGCCTTCTGGATGTGTTTGAATTCCAATTTCCAATATCCCTGACAGTTGACAATGCTgaatggggctgatgagagcccagcagcatctagagggcgACAGGCAATCCACTCCTCTAAATAGTCTTGAAAGGTGCATTCTAGACAATcgggctccctcccccccaaaaaaaaacctacgGTATATTAGATGTTAATTTGGAAACAGCTATCAGAAATATTCTCATTCTTCTCCAGGTCACCCATGCTGTTGTCACTGTGCCAGCTTACTTCAACGATGCCCAGCGTCAGGCTACAAAGGATGCTGGTACTATTGCGGGGCTGAATGTCATGAGAATAATCAATGAGCCGTAAGTAGGGTTTTAATGGTCTTCTGACAGTATTTGGGGTTTGTGCGGGCTTTTCTCACATTTACCTTTCTCATTTACCAAACTAACGAGTTGCTCTTTCTTACaggactgctgctgctattgcttaTGGCCTAGACAAGAGGGAGGGCGAGAAGAACATCCTTGTCTTTGACTTGGGTGGTGGAACTTTTGATGTCTCCCTCCTCACAATTGATAATGGTGTCTTTGAAGTTGTGGCAACCAATGGAGACACTCACCTGGGTGGGGAAGACTTTGACCAGCGTGTAATGGAACACTTCATCAAGCTCTACAAGAAGAAAACTGGAAAGGATGTTCGGAAGGACAACAGAGCTGTTCAGAAGCTTCGCCGAGAAGTTGAAAAGGCCAAAAGAGCACTTTCTTCTCAACACCAATCTAGAATTGAAATTGAATCCTTCTTTGAAGGAGAAGACTTCTCTGAAACCTTGACAAGAGCAAAATTTGAAGAACTGAACATGGTAGGtatcttgatttttaaaatgggttGTCTCTAATAAAATGGCTCTACTATTTGGAGCAATTGCTGTACACAAAACATAAAATTGGGAGAGAGAAGTTAATTATATTAACATAATATTTACATGTAGTACATGCGTGTCATGAGAAAAGTAAGGTGGTGCCCTCCTGTGTGAAACGTTATCCCACTCCCAAGACACTATGCTGGTCAAACTGCACCAACAGCAGAGAATAAATTGGTTTCCTAATGGCTTGAGTCAAAATTGCTTGTCCTCTTAGCAATGACTGATCTTTGTGGATTCTCCTGTTAAAGACAAATGAGATGTTAAGAGTAGGCCCATCTGATCTCAAATAGCATCACACATGGGCATATTGGGGGCGGGATGTATCTGATAATTTGGTGACTTTATCATCTTGTGGCCTTGTTCTGTGATTGCCTTTCCACATCAATTAAGTGATTTTAAATTCTGCTTGTAGGATCTCTTCCGTTCCACCATGAAACCTGTCCAGAAAGTCCTAGAGGATGCAGATCTAAAGAAGTCTGACATTGATGAAATTGTGCTTGTTGGTGGCTCTACTCGTATCCCCAAAATACAGCAGCTTGTGAAAGAATTTTTCAATGGCAAGGAACCCTCTCGTGGAATCAACCCTGATGAAGCTGTAGCTTATGGTGCTGCTGTGCAGGCTGGCGTACTCTCTGGGGATCAAGATACTGGTAAGTCTGAGTGACTTAAATGCTGCATGAGGTGTTGGGCAGAGTAGCCTGTACAAGTGAAAAGCTTCCAGTCAGCCTCATAACTGTTTGGAATGGAAGATCTTTGTCTTTGCTGGCTGTCAATTTTGTCACTACAGCTAGATAAATTATGGTGGTGCTTCATCGCTTAAAACCTCCTTTTCATTCTTAGGGGATCTGGTGCTGCTTGATGTGTGTCCTCTGACCTTGGGCATTGAGACTGTTGGTGGAGTAATGACCAAACTTATCCCAAGGAACACTGTTGTCCCCACTAAGAAATCACAGATCTTCTCCACAGCTTCAGATAACCAGCCAACTGTGACAATTAAGGTTTATGAAGGTAAGTGGCCGACCAACACCATTTGGCTTGGAAACTTTTACAGTATTCTGTCTTCTGGGCATTAAAGAGTAAAAGGTGACTCCAACACggcttaattttgcaatgcatgttTCCACATTTAATAGAAACACAAGTGAGacgcctttaaaaaacaacaataatattgtACTTGCATGATTACCAGAGTATAATCTGAGCGACTTCATGTGAAATGAAATTTTCCCCCCGCAGGAGAACGTCCTCTTACAAAGGATAATCATCTCTTGGGAACTTTCGATCTGACTGGAATCCCTCCTGCTCCCCGTGGCGTCCCTCAGATTGAAGTTACCTTTGAAATAGATGTGAACGGAATCCTTCGTGTTACGGCTGAGGACAAGGGCACAGGCAACAAAAATAAGATCACCATCACCAATGACCAGAATCGTCTTACTCCAGAAGAAATTGAGAGGATGGTCAATGATGCAGAAAAGTTTGCTGAGGAAGACAAAAAGCTGAAAGAACGGATCGATGCTAGGAATGAGCTGGAAAGTTATGCCTACTCACTGAAAAACCAGATTGGAGATAAGGAGAAGCTCGGTGGCAAGTTGTCATCTGAAGACAAAGAAACAATAGAGAAGGCTGTAGAGGAGAAGATTGAGTGGCTAGAGAGTCACCAAGATAGTGACATCGAGGAATTCAAAGCCCAAAAGAAGGAACTGGAAGAGGTGGTGCAACCAATTGTGGGCAAGTTATATGGTAGCGCAGGCCCACCCCCTActgaggaagaagcagcaggaggagataaGGATGAATTGTAGACCTCAGTTTCCTAGATGTTGATGCTGTAAATATTGGACTTTGAACTTTTGTTTAAACTATTTGAACTCTAGATTTGGAATGTGATCAGAATCTTCACATTGAGTGGAGTTGGAAATGCTAGCCCAAAAGTGGCTGTATACTGCTTTTCGTTAGCAGTTGATAAATGTCCAGCAGGGGGGTGGGCAACCTGACAAGGGAGCGGGTGAAGTATTGAAACCATTCTATTTAACAAGTTGGGTTGTGTGTGTTATGTGGAGAACTTTTCTACCCTCCAAGTGACAACAATAAATTTGTTACTTACACTGGATCTGGGTCTATTTGATCTTTGTAACACAAATATTTATAGCAACCAAGAACACACCAGGACCAGAGCTGTGGTTCTGTCTGCATGCTTCTTGGTCTGAACCCCTCAGACACCACCTTcctcagagcagaatacaattgGACAAAGAATTATTCCCATGCATGTCTGCTAGTTGGTAGCAGGCAATTGGGTGATGACTTGGCATATGTGGACGAGCCACTGTAACATTAGAattagaattgtacagttggaagataccctcagggtcatctagtggTCCTTAATGTTTACAACTTTTGTTTCTAGATTAAAAGTGATGTGCATTATTGTGCCAGGTCAGAATATATCAAGCTGGATCTCTGAATAATTTAAGTAATTTCAGGCTCAGAAATATACAAGAGAGAAGCTAAGAAAGGCTGGACCAAGTACACAAGGGAGATGATTTTGGATAACTTAATCCCTAGCTTTATCAGCTGCTCAACTCTGAAGTTTGTTTGCTTGATCACACAAAAAGCAGCCCACCTACTGTTTTAGTTGCCATAACTAACTGTGCGAGAGCCATGATGTGTTGCTTATTTAATATTCAAGCTGTCTGGCTCTTTTGTCAACATAAGCTAATGCAATGAAACCACTTAGCCAATAACCTGTGTGTTAATTGCAATCTGCTGCCCATTTGCAAAAGCTGTGTGCCCTTAGGAGTTAATGGTACTTGCCTATCTGTACTGAACTGTTTATGTGCAGTAAATCTGTTATATGGGAAATTGTCCAATCCTGAATCCTCCAGCACGAATTCTTACTAGCTTCATCTAACACATCCTGATTCATCCCATTGTTGGCAGGAGAGCACTATTTGGGGTTCAGTACCTGTAGAaactagggatgtgggtggcactgtgttctaaaccactgagcctcttgggcttaccagtcagaaggttggctgctcaaatccccgtgacggggtgagctcccattgttcagacctagctcctgcccaccaaaagcacgtcaaagtgcaagtagataaataagtaccactctggcgggaaggtaaactgtgtttctgtgcactgctctggtttgccagaagcagcttagttatgctggccacatgacccggaag from Zootoca vivipara chromosome Z, rZooViv1.1, whole genome shotgun sequence encodes:
- the HSPA5 gene encoding endoplasmic reticulum chaperone BiP: MKCALVCLLLIGSVFAADDDDKKEDVGTVVGIDLGTTYSCVGVFKNGRVEIIANDQGNRITPSYVAFTPEGERLIGDAAKNQLTSNPENTVFDAKRLIGRTWNDPSVQQDIKYLPFKVIEKKSKPHIQVDIGGGQMKTFAPEEISAMVLTKMKETAEAYLGKKVTHAVVTVPAYFNDAQRQATKDAGTIAGLNVMRIINEPTAAAIAYGLDKREGEKNILVFDLGGGTFDVSLLTIDNGVFEVVATNGDTHLGGEDFDQRVMEHFIKLYKKKTGKDVRKDNRAVQKLRREVEKAKRALSSQHQSRIEIESFFEGEDFSETLTRAKFEELNMDLFRSTMKPVQKVLEDADLKKSDIDEIVLVGGSTRIPKIQQLVKEFFNGKEPSRGINPDEAVAYGAAVQAGVLSGDQDTGDLVLLDVCPLTLGIETVGGVMTKLIPRNTVVPTKKSQIFSTASDNQPTVTIKVYEGERPLTKDNHLLGTFDLTGIPPAPRGVPQIEVTFEIDVNGILRVTAEDKGTGNKNKITITNDQNRLTPEEIERMVNDAEKFAEEDKKLKERIDARNELESYAYSLKNQIGDKEKLGGKLSSEDKETIEKAVEEKIEWLESHQDSDIEEFKAQKKELEEVVQPIVGKLYGSAGPPPTEEEAAGGDKDEL